In a single window of the Papaver somniferum cultivar HN1 chromosome 8, ASM357369v1, whole genome shotgun sequence genome:
- the LOC113304379 gene encoding F-box protein At4g00755-like, giving the protein MEGSSIDFIELLNGDLSSKIISILDDPADVVCVASVSRTWREFVTASGFFKSLRLRLFPALSSTIKAIEENNAIEPLGFNTTGSVEVDKLKKNHGVYAFLAAGLVPPTYCIVKAISASSTDHYLEENIHNTLEPREVVNGMLSYWSSLGESSSEVPETLTYKLVSKLCFITDINIKPYQDITDYNFPIFSASAVRFRMGHVREPQQGKDLLGDYEGGRRSIEDHVVWTYTSEKFPMVQEHRLQNFKLPEPVLAIGGLLQIELLGRVALASDDLYYFCVSNVQVVGHPLTNDFVADLIDNSGKCVLKCNEKTAVCNNSNSRFEPLSGEQVYP; this is encoded by the exons ATGGAGGGTTCTTCAATTGATTTTATAGAATTGCTTAACGGTGACTTATCATCGAAAATTATCTCGATTTTGGATGATCCAGCTGATGTTGTCTGTGTTGCTTCTGTTTCGCGTACCTGGCGCGAATTTG TGACTGCGAGTGGGTTTTTCAAGAGTCTTCGCTTAAGATTGTTTCCAGCACTATCGAGCACTATTAAAGCCATTGAAGAAAACAATGCGATAGAGCCATTGGGATTCAACACCACTGGTAGTGTTGAAGTGGATAAATTGAAGAAAAACCACGGAGTTTATGCCTTCCTAGCAGCAGGTCTGGTTCCTCCAACGTATTGCATTGTGAAGGCTATAAGTGCGTCTAGTACTGATCATTATCTGGAAGAAAATATTCACAACACTTTGGAACCTAGAGAGGTAGTCAACGGGATGCTTTCCTACTGGTCAAGTTTGGGAGAGAGTAGTTCTGAGGTGCCTGAGACATTGACTTATAAATTGGTATCCAAGTTGTGTTTCATCACTGATATCAACATCAAACCATACCAAG ATATTACGGATTATAATTTTCCTATATTTTCGGCCAGCGCTGTGCGATTCAGAATGGGCCATGTTAGAGAACCTCAACAAGGAAAAGACCTTTTGGGTGATTATGAGGGAGGTCGCAGATCCATTGAAGATCACGTAGTATGGACGTATACCTCAGAAAAGTTTCCAATGGTTCAG GAACATCGTTTGCAAAATTTCAAGTTACCAGAACCTGTTCTTGCCATTGGTGGACTTCTGCAGATTGAACTGTTGGGTCGAGTGGCGCTTGCATCAGATGACTTATACTACTTTTG TGTGTCTAACGTTCAAGTTGTAGGACATCCACTCACTAATGATTTTGTTGCTGATTTAATTGATAACTCTGGGAAATGTGTCTTGAAGTGCAACGAAAAAACGGCTGTTTGTAACAACTCTAATAGCAGGTTTGAGCCTTTATCAGGAGAGCAAGTATATCCTTAA
- the LOC113304380 gene encoding F-box protein At4g00755-like isoform X1 — translation MEGSIDFAQLLNGDLSTIIISKLDDPADVVRVASVSHTWRQFVIASGFSKSLCLRLFPEISNDVKAIVENNIIEPFEVETTGSVEVEKLKKNHTVYALLARGLAPSLAAGCIVEAISISSTDHYREENIHNTLEPRERVKGRLSYWSSMGESNPEVHETLTYKFVSKLCCITEINIRPFQDHFDHDFPIYSARAARFRMGHVREPQ, via the exons ATGGAAGGTTCCATTGATTTTGCACAATTGCTTAATGGTGACTTATCAACTATAATCATCTCGAAGTTGGATGATCCAGCTGATGTTGTTCGTGTTGCTTCTGTTTCGCATACTTGGCGCCAATTTG TGATTGCAAGTGggttctcgaagagtctttgCTTAAGATTGTTTCCAGAAATATCAAACGATGTTAAAGCCATTGTAGAAAACAATATAATAGAGCCCTTCGAAGTCGAGACTACTGGTAGTGTGGAAGTggagaagttgaagaaaaaccATACAGTTTATGCCCTCCTAGCAAGAGGTCTGGCTCCTTCTTTAGCAGCAGGTTGCATTGTTGAGGCTATAAGTATTTCTAGCACTGATCATTATCGGGAAGAAAATATTCACAACACTTTGGAACCTAGAGAGAGAGTCAAGGGGAGGCTTTCCTACTGGTCAAGCATGGGAGAGAGTAATCCTGAGGTGCATGAGACTTTGACTTATAAATTcgtatccaagttgtgttgcatCACTGAGATCAACATCCGACCGTTCCAag ATCATTTCGACCATGATTTTCCTATCTATTCGGCCAGGGCGGCGCGATTTCGAATGGGCCATGTTAGAGAACCACAATAG
- the LOC113304380 gene encoding F-box protein At4g00755-like isoform X2 translates to MGSIDFAQLLNGDLSTIIISKLDDPADVVRVASVSHTWRQFVIASGFSKSLCLRLFPEISNDVKAIVENNIIEPFEVETTGSVEVEKLKKNHTVYALLARGLAPSLAAGCIVEAISISSTDHYREENIHNTLEPRERVKGRLSYWSSMGESNPEVHETLTYKFVSKLCCITEINIRPFQDHFDHDFPIYSARAARFRMGHVREPQ, encoded by the exons ATGG GTTCCATTGATTTTGCACAATTGCTTAATGGTGACTTATCAACTATAATCATCTCGAAGTTGGATGATCCAGCTGATGTTGTTCGTGTTGCTTCTGTTTCGCATACTTGGCGCCAATTTG TGATTGCAAGTGggttctcgaagagtctttgCTTAAGATTGTTTCCAGAAATATCAAACGATGTTAAAGCCATTGTAGAAAACAATATAATAGAGCCCTTCGAAGTCGAGACTACTGGTAGTGTGGAAGTggagaagttgaagaaaaaccATACAGTTTATGCCCTCCTAGCAAGAGGTCTGGCTCCTTCTTTAGCAGCAGGTTGCATTGTTGAGGCTATAAGTATTTCTAGCACTGATCATTATCGGGAAGAAAATATTCACAACACTTTGGAACCTAGAGAGAGAGTCAAGGGGAGGCTTTCCTACTGGTCAAGCATGGGAGAGAGTAATCCTGAGGTGCATGAGACTTTGACTTATAAATTcgtatccaagttgtgttgcatCACTGAGATCAACATCCGACCGTTCCAag ATCATTTCGACCATGATTTTCCTATCTATTCGGCCAGGGCGGCGCGATTTCGAATGGGCCATGTTAGAGAACCACAATAG
- the LOC113301923 gene encoding F-box protein At4g00755-like, with protein MEGSSIDFLRLLNSDLSLKILSILDDPSDVVRVASVSHTWRQFVIASGFSKSLCLRLFPETSSAIKAIEENNVIECLGFNTTGSVDVEQLKKNHRVYAFLASGLAPSLTTDCIVEAISASSTDHFPEENIRHTLEPREIVDGMLSYWSSMGESNPEMHETLTFKLVSKLCFITEINIQPSQELFEDDFPIFSAKAVQFRMGRVREPQQERFLLGDYKAGRRSIEDHVVWTYTSEKFPMVQENRLQKFKLPEPVLAIGGLLQIELFGGVQLDWDDLYYLCVSYVQVVGRPLTNEFVADLIDNSGKCVLKYNRKEAIGNDSDASEDDLAVLGVSCAFTDLVLSHNMSEYHF; from the exons atGGAGGGTTCTTCAATTGATTTTCTACGATTGCTTAATAGTGACTTATCACTCAAAATCCTTTCGATTTTGGATGATCCATCTGATGTTGTTCGTGTTGCTTCTGTTTCGCACACTTGGCGCCAATTCG TGATTGCAAGTGGGTTTTCTAAGAGTCTTTGTTTAAGATTGTTTCCAGAAACATCAAGCGCTATTAAAGCCATTGAAGAAAACAATGTGATAGAGTGTTTGGGATTCAACACCACTGGTAGTGTGGATGTGGAGCAGTTGAAGAAAAACCATCGAGTTTATGCCTTCCTAGCATCAGGTCTGGCTCCTTCTTTAACAACAGATTGCATTGTGGAGGCTATAAGTGCGTCTAGTACTGATCATTTTCCGGAAGAAAATATTCGCCACACTTTGGAACCTAGAGAGATAGTCGACGGGATGCTTTCCTACTGGTCAAGTATGGGAGAGAGTAATCCTGAGATGCATGAGACATTGACTTTTAAATTGGTGTCCAAGTTGTGTTTCATCACTGAGATCAACATCCAACCGTCCCAAG AACTTTTCGAGGATGATTTTCCTATATTTTCGGCCAAGGCTGTGCAATTTCGAATGGGCCGTGTTAGAGAACCGCAACAAGAGAGATTTCTTTTGGGTGATTATAAGGCAGGCCGTAGATCGATTGAAGATCACGTAGTATGGACATACACCTCAGAAAAGTTTCCAATGGTTCAG GAAAATCGTTTACAAAAGTTCAAGTTACCAGAACCTGTTCTTGCCATTGGTGGACTTCTGCAGATCGAACTGTTTGGAGGGGTCCAGCTTGATTGGGATGACTTATACTACTTGTG TGTGTCTTATGTTCAAGTCGTGGGACGCCCACTCACAAATGAATTCGTTGCTGATTTGATTGATAACTCCGGGAAATGCGTCTTGAAGTACAACCGGAAAGAGGCTATTGGAAACGACTCCGATGCATCAGAAGATGACTTGGCAGTCCTCGGTGTCAGCTGTGCTTTTACAGATCTAGTTCTTAGCCATAACATGAGCGAGTATCATTTTTAA